TCACCATCGCCATCGTGCTGCTGATGACCCGCGTCGCGCGCCGCCTCAACCCCATGGCCGTCTGATGACCCAGAAGCTCCACCCGGCCCTCATCGCCTTCACCGCCCTGGTCTTCGTGTTCCTGGTCGGCCCGCTCGTGATCATCGTGGGCTCGGCCATTTCCGACACCACGTATCTCACCTTCCCGCCGCAAGGTTTCTCGTTCCGCTGGTTCGAGAACATCTTCCAGATCGATGCCTTCCGGCGCACGATCATGACGAGCCTGCAGATCGGGTTCCTGGCGACCTTCATTGCGCTCCTCATCGGCGTTCCTGCCGCCTATGCGCTCAACCGCCACCGCATCCAGCTTCCCGGCTGGCTCTCGACGCTCTTCGTGCTGCCGGTGCTGGTGCCCGAGCTGGTGCTCGGCTTCTCGCTCCTCAAGAGCATTGCGACCCAGCTCCATGCGCCGATCTTCATCTCGCTGGTCCTCGGCCACTCGTTGCTGGTGCTGCCCTATGTGGTGCGCGTCATCAGCGCCTCGCTCGCCTCGTTCGACTTCTCCATCGAGGAAGCGGCAGTGAGCCTGGGATCGTCCCCGCTCAAGACCTTCTTCACGATCCTGCTTCCCAACGTCCGTTCCGGTGTGATCGCGGCCTTCATCCTGGCCTTCATTACCTCGATCAACGACGTTTCGATCTCGATCTTCCTCACCGGGCCGGGTATTTCGACCCTGCCCATCCAGCTCCTCGCCCATATGGAGCAGTTCTTCGATCCGACCGTGGCGTCGGTTTCGGTGCTGCTCATGGTGCTCACCGTCGCCGTCATGGCGATCGTCGAACGCACCCTGGGCCTGACCTTCCTTGCCAAATAGAGCCGCCCCGTGACCAAAGCCCTCTCCATCAAGTCGATCACCGCCCATTACGGCACGACGAAGGTACTCGAGGACCTCTCGCTCGAAGTGGCCGAAGGCGAGCTCGTTTCTCTGCTCGGCGCCAGCGGTTGCGGCAAGACCACGACGCTGCGCCTCGTCGCCGGCTTCCTCGAACCCACCTCGGGCAAGATCGAACTCGGCGGCCGTGACCTCACGCGCCTTCCGGCTCACAAGCGCGATATCGGCCTCGTCTTCCAGAACTACGCGCTCTTCCCGCATATGAGCGTTGCCGACAATGTCGGCTATGGCCTGAAGCAACGCGGCATTTCCGGCGACGCGAAGACGAAGCGCGTCAACGCCATGCTCGAACGCGTCGGCCTCGCCCATCTCGCCGACCGCCTGCCCGGCGCTCTTTCCGGCGGCCAGAAGCAGCGCGTGGCTTTGGCCCGCGCCCTCGTCATCGAGCCACCGCTGTTGATGTTCGATGAGCCGCTTTCCAACCTCGATGCCAAGCTGCGCGTCGACATGCGCGTCGAAATCCGCCAGCTCCAGCGCGCCAACGGCACCACCTCGGTCTATGTGACCCACGATCAGGAAGAGGCGTTCTCGATCTCCGATCGCGTCGCCATCATGAATGCCGGCCGCATCATGCAGCTCGACACGCCCGAAACGCTCTACCAGCGCCCGGCCAATGCCTTCGTCGCCCGCTTCGTCGGCTTCGAAAACCTCGTGCCCATGACCGTTGCCGCCCGCGACGGCGCCCGCGTCACCGCCCGTGCCGAAGGCGGCGCCACGTTGACGCTCTCCCAGGACGTGTTCGGCGCCATCCCCGACAGCTTCGTGCTCGCCACGCGCGCCGATGGCCTCGCCGTCACCGACGATTCCAATGCCGAAGGCATTCCGGCGACGCTGGGGCTGCGCACCTATCTCGGCCGCGCCTATCAGTATCAGAGCGAAACGCCGGCCGGCACGCTCATCGCCAACGGCCCGCTGACGCGGCCTTTCGAGCCGGGAACACCCGCAAAGCTCGTGCCGGTGGCCGAGCAATGCACGATCCTCAAGCCCGAATGACCATTCTCTTCACCAATGCCTGGCTGCTGACGCTCGATGACGCCATGACGGCGCACGAGCGTGGCTGGCTCCAGGTCGATGGCACCACCATCACCGCCCTCGGCTCCGGCGCGCCGCCGGTCATTCCCGGCGCCGAGATCGTCGATTGCGATGGCGATTTCGTCATGCCCGGCATGGTCAACACCCATTGCCATATGGGCATGTCTGTCTTCCGCGGCCTCGGCGAAGACGTCGACGACCGCCTCTATCGCTATATCCTGCCGCTCGAACGCAAGTTCGTGTCGCCCGAAATGGTGCGCGCCGGCTCGGCGCTCTCGGCCCTTGAAATGATCCAGGGCGGCGTCACCACCGTCGCCGACATGTATTACTTCGAAACCGAAGTGGGCCGCGTCTGCGACGAGGCTGGCTTGCGCGCCATCGTCGGCCAGACCCTCGCCGATTTCGATCCCCCCGACCACAAGACCTTCGACGAAGGTTTCGCTCGCGTCGAAGACCTCGTTGCCGAGTTCGGCAATCATCCGCTTGTCACGCCCTCCATCGCCCCGCACGCGCCCTATTCCACCGGCCGCGAGGTCATGGCGCGTATCGCCCAATGGTCCGCCGATCATCCTGCCGTACCCGTCCAGATGCATCTGGCCGAAAGCACGCTGGAGGTGAACTGGGCGCAGGAGAATTACGGCAAGTCCACCGTCGCGGTGAGCGCCGAATCCGGCCTGTTGAAGCCCAACCTCATTTGCGCGCACTGCCTGCAGCTCGACGATGCCGACATCACCATGATGAGCGAGCATCAGGTGTGCGTCGCCACCAATCCGCGCTCCAACGGCAAGGCCGGTCGCGGCATCGCCCCGGTCGAAAAGCTTCTCAATGCCGGGCTGCCTGTCGGCATCGGCAGCGATGGCGCTATGAGCGGCAACACGCTCGATCTCTTCAGCCAGTTCGCGCCCGTCTCTATGTTCGCCAAGCTCCTTGCCGGCTCGCGCAAGCCTTTGCCGGCAGCGCAGGTGGTGCGGATGGCCACCATCGATGGTGCGCGGGTGCTGAGCCTCAATCTCAAGACCGGCTCGCTCGAGCCGGGCAAGCAGGCCGATATCATCCGCATCAGCCTCGACGCCTCGCGCCTCCATCCGATCTACGATCCCTATTCGGCGCTGATCTTCGCCACCATGCCGTCCGACGTGACCCATTCCATGGTCGCCGGCCGCTGGCTCATGCGCGACCGCAAGGTCGAGACGCTCGATCCGAAGAAGGCCCTGCGCGACGCGCTCCAGGTCGCCGAGAGCTTCAAGGCCGAAATGCGGGCCATAGACCAGAACCGATGACCAAACTCGACGACATCCTCGCTTACGCCGACGCCCAGCTCGACCAGAGCCTCGGGCGCCTGTTCGAACTCATCCGCATTCCCTCGGTCTCGACCGAGCCCGAATATGCCGCCGACTGCCGGCGCGCTGCCGAATGGCTGGCCGCCCAGCTCGACGAAATCGGCATGGAAGCCTCGGTTCGTCCGGCGCAGGGGCACCCGATGGTCGTTGGCCACGGCCCCGCGGTGCCGGGACCGCATGTGCTGTTTTATGGGCACTACGACGTCCAGCCGGTCGATCCGCTCAACCTCTGGAACACGCCGCCCTTCGAGCCATCGCTTGCCCCGCAGCCGGATGGCGAGACCTATATCCTCGGCCGCGGCGCTTCCGACGACAAAGGCCAGCTCCTGACCTTCATCGAGGCCTGCCGCGCCTGGAAAGCCGTCACCGGCTCGCTGCCCATCCGTGTCTCCATGGTCTTCGAAGGCGAAGAGGAGGCTGGCTCGCCCTCGCTCGGGCCTTTCCTCGAGGCCAATGCCGAGGACCTGAAGGCCGACACCATCCTCGTCTGCGACACCGATATGTGGGATCGCGAGACCCCCGCCATCACCACGATGTGGCGCGGCTTCGTCTCCGAGGAGTTCGAGGTCACCACCGCCGACCGCGACCTCCATTCCGGCATGTTCGGCAGCGCTGCCCGCAATGCCGTCCAACTCATCGGCACCATTATCGGCAAGCTGCGCAATGACGACGGCAGCGTCGCCATTCCCGGCTTCTATGACGGCGTCATCGAGCTCCCCGAGGCAAACCGCAGGGAATGGGAACGCCTGCCCTTCGACCCCGGAAAATTCCTCGGCGATGTCGGTCTTTCGATCCCCGCGGGCGAAGCCGACCGTTCGGTGCTGGAGCAGGTCTGGGCTCGCCCGACCGCCGAGGTCCATGGCGTCTGGGGCGGCTATGCCGGCGACGGTTTCAAGACCGTCATCCCCGCCAAGGCCGGCGCCAAGATTTCCTTCCGGCTCGTCGCCGGCCAGGACCCCGAGCGCATCCGCCAGATCTTCCGCGATTTCGTGACCGCGCTCATCCCCGCCGATTGCAGCGTGACGTTCAAGTCCTATGCCGCGGCCGGGGCGCAAACCATGCCGCTCGACGGCAAGCTGCTCAACAAGGCGCGCACAGCACTCACCGAGGAATGGCAGCGAGAGACAGCGCTTGCCGGCACCGGCGGCTCCATTCCGATCCTCGGCGAATTCAAGCAGCGGCTCGGCATGGACAGCTTGCTCATCGGCTTCGCCCGGTTTGATAATCGCATCCATAGCCCGAACGAGAAATACGACCTTTCGAGTTTTCACAAAGGCATCCGATCCTGGGTGCGCATCCTTCACGCCTTTTCGGAGTAAACGCCCATGGCCATCACGCGCTTTTCGGTTAGCCCGCTCCACACGCAGATCACGACGCTCGCCGCGGTGGCCGGGGGCCGTGCTCCGGCGGACCTCGTCATCACCGGTGCCCGCGTGCTTTCGACCTATTCGGAGCGCATTGCCGACGGCAAGGAAATCTGGGTTTCCGGCGGACGGATTGCGGCGATCAAGCCGGCTGGGGCTTACAGGTCCGCGCCGATGCCCAAGGCCATCTACGACGCCAGAGGCGGCATCATCGCGCCGGGTTTGGTCGATCCGCACATCCACATCGAAAGCTCGATGGTGACGGCCTGCGCCTATGCCGAGGCGGCGCTGCTCAACGGCACCACCACCATCTTCTGCGACAGCCACGAGATCGGCAACGTCATGGATGTCGCCGGGGTCGAGGCCATGCTGGAGGACGCGCGGCTCGCTCCGCTCTCGATCTTCCTCACCGTCCCCTCGACCGTTCCTGCCACCTCGCCTGAGTTGGAGACCGCCGGCGGCGACCTGACGCCCGAGAAGATCGGCGCGCTTTTCGACAAGTGGCCGGAAGCCGTAGCGCTGGGCGAGAAGATGGATTTCGTGCCCGTCGCCATGGGCGATCCGCGCAGCCACGCCATCATTGCCGAGGCCCTCAAGCGCGGCCGCCCGGTGTCAGGCCACATTTATGGCCGCGAATTCGTCGCGCCCTACGCGGCCGCCGGCGTCACCGACACGCACGAGGCCATCGACCGCGAAATCTCCAACGACTTCATCGATGCCGGCATCTGGGTGTTCCTGCGCGGCGGCAATCCGGCGACGCCGTGGAACTCGATCGTTGAGGCCATCAAGCCGATCACCGAGCTTGGCGCCAGCCACAAGCGCTTCTGCGTGTGCACCGACGACCGCGACGCAGACGATCTCTTGAATTTCGGCCTCGACTGGGTGGTGCGCGAAGCCATTCGCTGCGGCGTCAGCCCCGAGCAGGCCTGGTCGATGGGCTCGCTCCACGGCGCCACCCGCTTCGGCATGAGCGACGAGATCGGCGGCCTTGGCGGCGGACGCCGGGCTGACCTCGTCCTGCTCGATGATGACCTGAAGCCCCGCAGCACCTGGTATGGCGGGCAGTTGATGGTCGAGGATCGCAAGGTGACGCCGCTGCTCGATGAGACGCTTGAGCAACGCTACGTCTATCCCAAGGCAGCCTACAACACCGTACACCTGCCCAAGGATCGAAAACTCGTTCCCGAGCTGCCGAGTGGCGCGGTTACGGCCAATGCCATCGGCATCGAGATGCCGGGCATCACCCTGCCCCACCGCAAGATCGAGATCGCGCCGGCCAATGACTGGGCGACGATCCTCGAGCGCGACAACCTCTCCTTCGTCACCGTCATCGAGCGGCACGGCAAGAGCCATGGCGGCATCGCCCACGGGCTCCTCCACGACTTCCGCATCAGGAACGGCGCGGTGGGATCGAGCGTGGGTCATGACAGCCACAACATCATCCTGTCCGGCACCAACGAGGCCGACATGGAACTGGCGCTCAAGACTATCGAGGAGAACAATGGCGGCGTGGTCGTGGTTGAAGACGGCAAGGTCCTCGCCTTCGTCGCCCTGCCGATCGCTGGCCTCCTCTCGGACAAGCGCGTCTTCGAGGTGGCGGCCGAGAACCAAGCCCTCAAGCAGGCTTGGCAGCAGGTGGGTTGTTCGATCCCCTATATGGGCTTCAACCTCATCCCGCTCTCGGTGATCCCGGAAATCCGCATCACCGACAAGGGGTTGGTGAAGGTCCCCGAGATGGTGCTGGCGCCGCTCTATGACTAAGCCCGTTATCATCGACACCGATCCCGGCCTCGACGATGCGGTCGCGATCCTCTTCGCGCTGACTTCGGGCAAGTTCGATGTCCGCGGCATCACCACGGTTGCGGGGAATCTCGGCATAGACGTCACCACGCGCAATGCCGGGCGTTTGCTCGCCCTGCTTGGACGCAGCGACATCCCGGTGGTTTCTGGTGCCACGGCGCCGCTTTCCCGGCCGGGGATCGACGAAGCGGCGATCCATGGCGACGATGGCCTTGGCGGGACGACACTGCCCGAGCCCCAGAAGCCGGCGCTCGAGGGCGCTGACGAATGGCTGGAGAAGACGCTGCTGGCCTTCCCGGACAGGAGCCTCGAAATCCTGGCGCTTGGTCCGTTGACCAATATCGCGCTCCTCATCCAGCGCAATCCCGATGCGGCTCGTCGCATTGGGCGGATTATTGCCATGGGTGGGGCCGTCGAAGAGAAGGGCAATGTCGGTCCGCGCTCGGAGTTCAACTTTGCCTTCGACCCGGAAGCGGCCGAGATCGTCTTTGCCTCGGGCATCGACACCACGCTCATCCCGCTGGACGTGACGCGCAAGGTGCGGGCGGATGCCGACTATCTCGCACGCCTGCGCAGCGGACCGGTCGCGGCGAAGACGGCCGGCGACCTTATCGCCGCCTATTTCCAGGATGGTCGGCAAAGCCGCCCGCTGCACGACCCCTGCGTGATGCTCTATGCGGCGGCGCCGGAGATCTTCGGCATCGACAGGATCGCGCTCAAGGTGGATTTCACTGACGATCCGGGCGCTCTGGTACGGGCCACCGATGGCATCGACCTCAAGGTCGCCATGGGTATCGACGCGGATGCGGCCAAGGATGTGCTGGCTGCGGGCCTGATCGGCTGACGCTTTCCACGGCAGCAGTTTTCGCCGCGCGGCCTCGGGTCGCGCGGTTTTGCTTTGGTCGGGCGGGCCCCGAGGCGAAAGTTCGCCTCAATGGGTTAGTCAAAAAAAAACGAGACGCACTTCGCCTCGGGGCACCGGGATTTTGAGGACCTGATCATCGCGGCTCCGTTCCGGCAGGCTTGATGGTCGAGCCCCGGATTCGAGCGGCGTCCCATGGACCCATGCGAGGGAGCGAACCCCGCACGCCCGGCTGTCCCTGTCGCCGCTGGTCGCTCTGCAGTCCGCCCGGTGCGGCAGGGATTTTTGGATGATCTCATGGGTGGGGGGAGAGGGGATAAGTTTGCTGGGGCTGGGTGCGGATCGGTTGCCTCCGGGGTGGAGGCTAGCTCCGGGTTGAGGCTACCCCCACCCCTGTCCCCTCCCCGCAAGGGGGAGGGAGACCACAACTGGCGAACAGTGTTCGGGGCCTTCCCCCTCCCTAGCCCTCCCCACAAGGGGGAGGGTGGGTGTCCTTGGCGAGATCAAGCAACAAACCCCACCCTCCCCCTTGTGGGGAGGGTAGGGAGGGGGTGGGCAAGGGGCGCTGAGTTTGGCCCTATCTCGCCAGTTCCTGCTGCACTAACGTTGCCCAGAACTTTGCGCCGGTCAGAATCGCGCCGTCGTTGAAGTCGTAGCGCGAGTTGTGATGCAGGGCGCCGTCTACTGCCGGGCCATTGCCGAGCCAGACATAGGTGCCGGGGACGCGGTTGCCGAATTCGGCGAAGTCGTCGCCGGCGGTGGAGGGCGGGAAGTCGGTGATGACGGGGCGGCCGGTGGCCGCCTGGGCGGCGCGGAGGGCGCGGGTGGCGATTTGGGGGTCGTTCACGACCGGCGGGATGCGGCGGAGGAAGCTGTAGTCGACTTCGATGCCAAAGGTCGCGGCGACGCCACGCGCGACATTACCGATCTCGGCCTCGATCTGGTCGCGCACTGCCGGTGAATATGCGCGAGCGGTGCCGCCGATCCGGACATTGTCGGGGATCACGTTGAGGGCCTTGAAGTCGCCAGCCGAAACGGCGCAGGCGCTGATGACTACCGGCTGCAAGGGATCGACGATCCGCGCGGCGATGGTGTGGACGGCAACGAGGAAATGGCCGGCTGCCGTGACGGCGTCGCGCCCCAGGTGAGGCTTGGCGCCGTGCGTTCCGACGCCCTTGAAGGTTACTTCCCAGGAGTCGGATGAGGCCAGTTGCGGGCCGGCCACCACAGCCATCTCATCGACGGCGAGGCCAGGCATGTTGTGTAGCCCGTAGACGGCATCGACCGGGAAGCGATCGAAGAAGCCCTCCTCGACCATGGCCTTGGCGCCGCCGCGACCTTCCTCGGCGGGCTGGAAGATGAAATGGACCGTTCCGGAGAAATTGCGCTCACGCGCAAGGTGCCGCGCCGCGGCCAGGAGCATCACGGTGTGCCCATCATGGCCGCAGGCGTGCATGACGTTTTCGGTGCCGGATTTGTAAGGGCGGTCGGCCAGTTCGGGCATGGCCAGCGCATCCATGTCGGCGCGCAGGGCGATGGCGCGCTTGCCGTCGCCGATGCGCAGGGTGCCGACGACGCCGGTCTTGCCTAGTCCGCGATGCACCTCGATGCCGGCCTCTTCGAGCAGTTCGGCCACGATGCCGCTGGTGCGCACTTCCTCGAAGCCGAGTTCGGGGTGGGCGTGAAAGTCACGGCGCAGGGCCGTCATCTTTTCGATTTCGAAGGGGTCGTTATCGCCGGAAAACATTGGCGGTCCTGCACGTCGTGGGTAAAGAGAGAAATATCCATCGGCCATTCGCCTGGCTGCTTCAAGGAGAAGTTTCCCCGTGCCCATCCTCCCGCACACCTTCTGGCAGGAGATCGTGCCCGCCGGCACCTATGAAACGAACCCCGAAGCCGGGTTCGCCGACGGTTATCCGGCGCAGCTGCCGGACGGGCGGCAATTGCTGCTGCCGATCCGCGTCCTGCCCGGAGACGGCACGAGGGCCGTGTGCTCGCTCATCGTCAACCAGGCGAGCTTCGCAGTCGAGGACGAGCTTGCGACCGCCATGACGGCGCTGCTACGCCCCTATGCACCGGACGTGATCATCGGGGTGCCGACGCTCGGCCTGCCGCTGGCCAACAATGTCGCCCGACGGCTCGGACATAGCCGTTCGGTGGCACTCGGGACGTCACGCAAATTCTGGTATCGCGAGGATCTGGCCGAGCCGATGAGTTCGATAACGAGCCCAACGGGCGGCAAGACGCTGTTCGTCGATCCGCGCATGCTGCCGCTGCTCGAAGGGCAGCGCGTGGCCGTCATCGACGATGTGCTGAGCACCGGCTCATCCATGACGGCCGTGCTGCGCCTGCTTGAGAAGGCCGGAATCGCGCCGGTAGCCATCGCCGCGTCGATGCTGCAGAGCCAGCGCTGGCAGGAACCACTGGCGCCGTGGAGCGACCGGATCGTCGCGCCACTGGCTTCGCCGCTGCTGGAGAAGATCGGTGAAGGGCGCTGGCGCCCTATCGCCTGATGGCTAGTTGGCGTGGCTTTCGAGCCATTTCACCAATTGTACGCGCGACTGGCCGGCGCCGACCTTGGCATCGGCCGGCTCCCCGCCCTTGAAGACGATCATGGTCGGCATGGCACGTACATTGTAGCGGGAGGTAATGCCCGGGTTGGTCTCGACGTCGAGCTTGACGATCTTGACCCGCCCGGCCAGTTCCACACTCAGCGCATCAAGGATCGGATCCATCGCCTTGCAGGGCGGGCACCACTCCGCCCAGAAGTCGACGAGAACCGGCTCGCTGGCATTGAGAACTTCGGCATCGAAATTGGCATCATTGACCGCGAGCGACATGGGACCATCCATCGTTGATTGCCGATGGATGATATGCCGAGTCGGCCAAGACCTCAATATCTAGTAGCGCGCGTCTTCGAGACCACAAAATGGATCGACCGGGTTGCTGCCCTCGAAGGGCTTGCGCCCCATCATCGCCTCGACCACCGCCTGCTGCATCGCATCGTAAGTGCCGTAGGCGTTGATGTAGGTCGGCACGCGCGGCGCGTCGTAGAGCAGATAGGGATAACCGAAGGAAACCATGAGCGTAGGGACGTCGTGCCACGGGCGCGCCATCGCGCCGCCAAGGCTGCCGGTGAGCTTCATCCAGTCGATGAAGATGTTCGAGCGCGTCAGCAGGGTCTCGTCGCCGAAGAGGTAGAGAACGAGGTCGAAATCCTTGGGCTCGAGGTGCTGGCCGGGGGCATGCACGGTCACCTCGAAGCCTTCGGCGCGCAGCATGTCCGGAACGGCGAAGGGTATTGGCGCGGGGGCGAGTGGATGCACCACACCGCCGGAATAGACAAGCACGCGGCGATGCCGGGCGGGATCGAGCGGCAGGAGGTTCTGGGTGTCCTTGACCAGCGTAGGGGCACGGGCGGTTGCCTGGCTGGCTGTGGCGAGGCTCTGCCGGGTCGCGAGGTTGGCACGGGCCCGATCGAGATCGGGAAGTGGGTAGGGCTTATGGAGCCCAAGCCGCGCCTTGAGGCCCAGAATACGGCGCACGGCATCCTCGAAACGTTGCTGCGACAGGGCGCCGGATGCCAGCGCCTTGCGGATGCGGGCAAAATCCTCTTCCGGGTGGTCGGCGAAGAGGATGACGTCGCAGCCATTGGCGATGAGCTCGGCCAGGTGGGTATCGCGGCTCGAAAAGGCGCCGAGGCCGCCCATGGGCGTCGCGTCGGATACGATAAGGCCGTTGAAGCCAAGCCGCTCGCGCAGGAGGGTCTGGTTGAGGACCGTGCTGATGGAGGCCGGTCGGTAAGCTTCGAGGCCGGCATCGGGATCGAGGGAGCAGATGAAGGCCGGGAAGGCGATGTGAGCGGACATGACCGACAGCACGCCGGCGTCGATCGCGGCGCGGTAGAGCTTGCCGAAGGACGCTTCCCAATCCTCGATGCTAAGGGGATTGATAGTGGTCACGAGGTGCTGGTCGCGGTCGTCATAGCCTTCGCCCGGCCAGTGCTTGACCGTCGCCGCCACGCCCTCGGCCTGGAAGGCGGCGATCTGGGCCAGCGCGTGGCGCTCGATGCGGTCGACCTCGCTGCCGTAGGAGCGCGTGCCCACGATGGCGCTGCGGAAGGCCTTGTTGATGTCGATGACCGGGGTGAACGACCAGTTGAGCCCCATTTCCCGCGCCTCGCGAGCCATGATGGAGCTGATCGCGGAGGTGGCCTGCACGTCATCGACCGCGGCGAGGCCGAGGGGATTGGGCACGGGCGTGCCGAACGGCAGGCTCATGCGGCTGCCTTCAAGATCGGCGCTCAGCAGCGGCGGTACTTTGGAGGAGGAAATGAACTCACGGGCGAAGGCGATTTCAGCGGCGAGGTCGGGGCCGTAAAAGCGCGTGACCCCGCCGGGCTGGAAGCGCTTGAGGTCGGCGATGGCGGCGCCGGGATCGCCCATGGCGATCAGAACGAAGAGCTGCCCGATCTTCTCGTCCTGGGTGAGGTCGGAAAGGGTCGCTTCGACCCAGCCGATGGCCTCGTCATCCAGGTTGAATGGCGCCTTGCGCAAATCCACGTCGATCACTGTCATCCTCCCAAACCGACCCAAGGAGAGTGGCCAATGGCCGGCGGCAAGGCAAACAAAAACGCCACCGGCAGAGCCGATGGCGTTTGAATTCGTGACGCGCCGTCTCGAGGTCAGGCGGCGTGGCTCTCAAGCCACTTGGAGAGGCCGGCCTTGG
The sequence above is a segment of the Paradevosia shaoguanensis genome. Coding sequences within it:
- a CDS encoding nucleoside hydrolase, with product MTKPVIIDTDPGLDDAVAILFALTSGKFDVRGITTVAGNLGIDVTTRNAGRLLALLGRSDIPVVSGATAPLSRPGIDEAAIHGDDGLGGTTLPEPQKPALEGADEWLEKTLLAFPDRSLEILALGPLTNIALLIQRNPDAARRIGRIIAMGGAVEEKGNVGPRSEFNFAFDPEAAEIVFASGIDTTLIPLDVTRKVRADADYLARLRSGPVAAKTAGDLIAAYFQDGRQSRPLHDPCVMLYAAAPEIFGIDRIALKVDFTDDPGALVRATDGIDLKVAMGIDADAAKDVLAAGLIG
- a CDS encoding phosphoribosyltransferase — its product is MPILPHTFWQEIVPAGTYETNPEAGFADGYPAQLPDGRQLLLPIRVLPGDGTRAVCSLIVNQASFAVEDELATAMTALLRPYAPDVIIGVPTLGLPLANNVARRLGHSRSVALGTSRKFWYREDLAEPMSSITSPTGGKTLFVDPRMLPLLEGQRVAVIDDVLSTGSSMTAVLRLLEKAGIAPVAIAASMLQSQRWQEPLAPWSDRIVAPLASPLLEKIGEGRWRPIA
- a CDS encoding ABC transporter ATP-binding protein, which produces MTKALSIKSITAHYGTTKVLEDLSLEVAEGELVSLLGASGCGKTTTLRLVAGFLEPTSGKIELGGRDLTRLPAHKRDIGLVFQNYALFPHMSVADNVGYGLKQRGISGDAKTKRVNAMLERVGLAHLADRLPGALSGGQKQRVALARALVIEPPLLMFDEPLSNLDAKLRVDMRVEIRQLQRANGTTSVYVTHDQEEAFSISDRVAIMNAGRIMQLDTPETLYQRPANAFVARFVGFENLVPMTVAARDGARVTARAEGGATLTLSQDVFGAIPDSFVLATRADGLAVTDDSNAEGIPATLGLRTYLGRAYQYQSETPAGTLIANGPLTRPFEPGTPAKLVPVAEQCTILKPE
- the trxA gene encoding thioredoxin, with the protein product MSLAVNDANFDAEVLNASEPVLVDFWAEWCPPCKAMDPILDALSVELAGRVKIVKLDVETNPGITSRYNVRAMPTMIVFKGGEPADAKVGAGQSRVQLVKWLESHAN
- a CDS encoding adenine deaminase; amino-acid sequence: MAITRFSVSPLHTQITTLAAVAGGRAPADLVITGARVLSTYSERIADGKEIWVSGGRIAAIKPAGAYRSAPMPKAIYDARGGIIAPGLVDPHIHIESSMVTACAYAEAALLNGTTTIFCDSHEIGNVMDVAGVEAMLEDARLAPLSIFLTVPSTVPATSPELETAGGDLTPEKIGALFDKWPEAVALGEKMDFVPVAMGDPRSHAIIAEALKRGRPVSGHIYGREFVAPYAAAGVTDTHEAIDREISNDFIDAGIWVFLRGGNPATPWNSIVEAIKPITELGASHKRFCVCTDDRDADDLLNFGLDWVVREAIRCGVSPEQAWSMGSLHGATRFGMSDEIGGLGGGRRADLVLLDDDLKPRSTWYGGQLMVEDRKVTPLLDETLEQRYVYPKAAYNTVHLPKDRKLVPELPSGAVTANAIGIEMPGITLPHRKIEIAPANDWATILERDNLSFVTVIERHGKSHGGIAHGLLHDFRIRNGAVGSSVGHDSHNIILSGTNEADMELALKTIEENNGGVVVVEDGKVLAFVALPIAGLLSDKRVFEVAAENQALKQAWQQVGCSIPYMGFNLIPLSVIPEIRITDKGLVKVPEMVLAPLYD
- a CDS encoding M20 aminoacylase family protein, translated to MFSGDNDPFEIEKMTALRRDFHAHPELGFEEVRTSGIVAELLEEAGIEVHRGLGKTGVVGTLRIGDGKRAIALRADMDALAMPELADRPYKSGTENVMHACGHDGHTVMLLAAARHLARERNFSGTVHFIFQPAEEGRGGAKAMVEEGFFDRFPVDAVYGLHNMPGLAVDEMAVVAGPQLASSDSWEVTFKGVGTHGAKPHLGRDAVTAAGHFLVAVHTIAARIVDPLQPVVISACAVSAGDFKALNVIPDNVRIGGTARAYSPAVRDQIEAEIGNVARGVAATFGIEVDYSFLRRIPPVVNDPQIATRALRAAQAATGRPVITDFPPSTAGDDFAEFGNRVPGTYVWLGNGPAVDGALHHNSRYDFNDGAILTGAKFWATLVQQELAR
- a CDS encoding amidohydrolase family protein, which codes for MHDPQARMTILFTNAWLLTLDDAMTAHERGWLQVDGTTITALGSGAPPVIPGAEIVDCDGDFVMPGMVNTHCHMGMSVFRGLGEDVDDRLYRYILPLERKFVSPEMVRAGSALSALEMIQGGVTTVADMYYFETEVGRVCDEAGLRAIVGQTLADFDPPDHKTFDEGFARVEDLVAEFGNHPLVTPSIAPHAPYSTGREVMARIAQWSADHPAVPVQMHLAESTLEVNWAQENYGKSTVAVSAESGLLKPNLICAHCLQLDDADITMMSEHQVCVATNPRSNGKAGRGIAPVEKLLNAGLPVGIGSDGAMSGNTLDLFSQFAPVSMFAKLLAGSRKPLPAAQVVRMATIDGARVLSLNLKTGSLEPGKQADIIRISLDASRLHPIYDPYSALIFATMPSDVTHSMVAGRWLMRDRKVETLDPKKALRDALQVAESFKAEMRAIDQNR
- a CDS encoding ABC transporter permease, giving the protein MTQKLHPALIAFTALVFVFLVGPLVIIVGSAISDTTYLTFPPQGFSFRWFENIFQIDAFRRTIMTSLQIGFLATFIALLIGVPAAYALNRHRIQLPGWLSTLFVLPVLVPELVLGFSLLKSIATQLHAPIFISLVLGHSLLVLPYVVRVISASLASFDFSIEEAAVSLGSSPLKTFFTILLPNVRSGVIAAFILAFITSINDVSISIFLTGPGISTLPIQLLAHMEQFFDPTVASVSVLLMVLTVAVMAIVERTLGLTFLAK
- a CDS encoding M20/M25/M40 family metallo-hydrolase is translated as MTKLDDILAYADAQLDQSLGRLFELIRIPSVSTEPEYAADCRRAAEWLAAQLDEIGMEASVRPAQGHPMVVGHGPAVPGPHVLFYGHYDVQPVDPLNLWNTPPFEPSLAPQPDGETYILGRGASDDKGQLLTFIEACRAWKAVTGSLPIRVSMVFEGEEEAGSPSLGPFLEANAEDLKADTILVCDTDMWDRETPAITTMWRGFVSEEFEVTTADRDLHSGMFGSAARNAVQLIGTIIGKLRNDDGSVAIPGFYDGVIELPEANRREWERLPFDPGKFLGDVGLSIPAGEADRSVLEQVWARPTAEVHGVWGGYAGDGFKTVIPAKAGAKISFRLVAGQDPERIRQIFRDFVTALIPADCSVTFKSYAAAGAQTMPLDGKLLNKARTALTEEWQRETALAGTGGSIPILGEFKQRLGMDSLLIGFARFDNRIHSPNEKYDLSSFHKGIRSWVRILHAFSE